One segment of Setaria viridis chromosome 4, Setaria_viridis_v4.0, whole genome shotgun sequence DNA contains the following:
- the LOC117851527 gene encoding non-specific lipid transfer protein GPI-anchored 7, with protein sequence MATWMAVAVVAVMGVLAPPAAAQTSSTPDCAAKLAPCAPYINTTGMPPDTCCGPIKEAVQNELKCLCGLYASPEIFKAFNINVTQALGVSKRCGLSDTTEACKGLAPTQSHPGSPSGGGKNSGHRTLSVGFPGLMSLFLALWAVLA encoded by the exons ATGGCGACGTGGATGGCGGTGGCGGTCGTGGCGGTGATGGGCGTGCTGGCGcctcccgcggcggcgcagACGTCGAGCACGCCGGACTGTGCTGCGAAGCTGGCGCCGTGTGCGCCGTACATAAACACGACGGGGATGCCGCCGGACACCTGCTGCGGCCCGATCAAGGAAGCCGTCCAGAACGAGCTGAAGTGCCTCTGCGGGCTCTACGCCTCGCCGGAGATCTTCAAGGCCTTCAACATCAACGTCACCCAAGCCCTCGGCGTCTCCAAGCGCTGCGGCCTCAGCGACACCACTGAGGCCTGCAAGG GCCTTGCTCCTACACAGTCTCATCCAG GTTCTCCATCAGGTGGTGGCAAGAACTCCGGTCATCGCACTCTGTCAGTCGGTTTCCCAGGATTGATGAGCTTGTTCCTAGCTTTGTGGGCTGTGTTGGCATAA
- the LOC117851526 gene encoding uncharacterized protein: MGADEQPSPTRKRDREEEELADGGAAEKRARAEGDSLLGLASYEDDDEEEVARGQANGRGADGDAEEGEDDDDEEDDVRRAPERRPRQVELRRDCPYLDTVNRQVLDFDFEKFCSISLSNLNVYACLVCGKYFQGRGLKSHAYTHSLEAGHHVFINLQTERAYCLPDGYEINDPSLEDIRHVLNPRFTREQVLNLDKNKQWSRALDGSNYLPGMVGLNNIKETDFVNVTIQSLMRVTPLRNFFLIPENYQHSKSPLVHRFGELTRKIWHARNFKGQVSPHEFLQAVMKASNKRFQIGVQSDPVEFMSWLLNTLHAKLKSSKKKNRSIIHDCFQGELEVVKEVHRKHIMEKTEDGDELNGDASSVVGTDGIVTETSKVPFLMLGLDLPPPPLFKDAMEKNIIPQVPLFNILKKFDGETVTEVVRPSIARMRYRVTRLPKYLILHMRRFTKNNFFVEKNPTLVNFPVKNLELKDYIPLPKPKENHKIRSKYDLIANIVHDGKPGEGCYRVFVQRKSEEAWYEMQDLHVTETLPQMVALSEAYMQIYEQHE; encoded by the exons ATGGGCGCGGACGAGCAACCATCCCCGACGCGCAAACGCGaccgcgaggaggaggagctcgccgaCGGGGGCGCCGCCGAgaagcgcgcgcgcgcggagggCGATTCGCTGCTGGGGCTCGCGAGCTAcgaggatgacgacgaggaggaagtgGCCAGGGGCCAGGCAAATGGTCGTGGCGCAGACGGGGAcgcggaggagggcgaggacgatgacgatgaggaggacgaTGTGAGGAGGGCTCCGGAGAGGAGGCCGAGGCAGGTGGAGCTGCGCCGTGACTGCCCTTACCTCGACACGGTGAACAGACAG GTCCTTGATTTTGATTTTGAGAAGTTCTGTTCAATCTCCCTGTCGAATTTGAATGTGTACGCGTGCTTGGTCTGTGGAAAGTATTTCCAAGGAAGAGGCTTGAAATCTCATGCATATACTCACAGTCTTGAAGCAGGCCATCATGTGTTCATTAATCTTCAAACCGAGAGGGCTTACTGTCTTCCTGATGGATATGAGATAAATGATCCATCATTAGAAGATATTCGGCATGTTCTCAACCCAAG GTTCACGAGAGAGCAGGTTCTAAATCTTGACAAGAACAAGCAGTGGTCTAGAGCACTTGATGGCTCCAATTATCTGCCTGGAATG GTTGGTCTTAACAACATCAAGGAGACTGATTTTGTGAATGTCACAATACAGTCATTAATGAGAGTTACTCCTCTTAGAAATTTCTTTCTAATACCTGAAAATTATCAGCATAGCAAATCACCATTGGTCCATCGTTTTGGGGAATTGACACGCAAGATTTGGCATGCTAGGAACTTCAAGGGCCAG GTTAGCCCTCATGAGTTTCTGCAAGCAGTTATGAAAGCGAGTAACAAGCGCTTTCAGATCGGTGTACAGTCAGATCCTGTGGAATTTATGTCATGGCTTTTGAATACACTGCATGCGAAACTAAAAAgctcaaagaagaaaaacagaAGCATAATACATGATTGCTTTCAG GGAGAACTTGAAGTTGTTAAAGAGGTTCACAGGAAGCATATAATGGAAAAAACGGAGGATGGTGATGAGTTGAATGGTGATGCAAGTTCAGTGGTTGGAACAGATGGTATTGTCACTGAAACATCTAAGGTGCCATTCTTGATGCTCGGTCTTGACCtaccacctccacctcttttCAAAGACGCCATGGAGAAAAATATCATCCCACAG GTACCATTGTTTAACATACTGAAGAAGTTTGATGGTGAGACTGTGACAGAGGTTGTCCGTCCATCCATTGCTCGGATGAGGTACCGAGTCACTAGACTACCAAAGTATCTGATCCTTCACATGCGACGGTTTACCAAAAATAACTTCTTCGTTGAGAAAAACCCTACTCTAG taAATTTTCCTGTGAAGAACTTGGAATTGAAGGATTACATTCCATTACCCAAGCCTAAAGAGAATCATAAGATACGTTCGAAGTATGACCTTATAGCGAACATTGTCCATGACGGCAAGCCAGGCGAAGGATGCTACAGAGTATTTGTTCAGCGGAAATCAGAAGAGGCCTG GTATGAGATGCAGGATCTCCATGTTACTGAGACTCTCCCTCAGATGGTAGCTCTTTCAGAAGCCTACATGCAAATATATGAGCAGCATGAATGA
- the LOC117852829 gene encoding auxin response factor 18, whose amino-acid sequence MITFVDSAAMERERESDKCMDPQLWHACSGGMVQMPAVHSKVYYFPQGHAEHAQGPVELPAGQVPALVLCRVAAVRFMADPDTDEVFAKIRLAPVRPNESGYAADAEDAIGAAAGGQEDKPASFAKTLTQSDANNGGGFSVPRYCAETIFPRLDYSADPPVQTVLAKDVHGVVWKFRHIYRGTPRRHLLTTGWSTFVNQKKLVAGDSIVFMRTENGDLCVGIRRAKKGGIGGPEFLHQPPPPGGNYGGFSMFLRGDEDGNKMMATRGKVRVRVRPEEVVEASKLAVSGQPFEVVYYPRASTPEFCVKAGAVRAAMRTQWCAGMRFKMAFETEDSSRISWFMGTVSAVQVADPIRWPNSPWRLLQVAWDEPDLLQNVKRVSPWLVELVSNMPAIHLSPFSPPRKKLCVPLYPELPLEGQFPTPMFHGSPLGRGVGPMCYFPDGTPAGIQGARHAQFGISLSDLHLNKLQSSLSPHGLHHLDHGMQPRIAAGLIIGHPAARDDISCLLTIGTPQNKKSDVKKAPPQLMLFGKPILTEQQISLGTAGGFPLSTPKKSPSDDNAEKTVSNSDISSPGSNQDGTSSGGAPSCQDNKVLDLGLETGHCKVFMQSEDVGRTLDLSDVGSYEELYQRLADMFGIEKAELMSHVFYRDASGALKHTGDKPFSEFTKTTRRLTILTDTASSDSLAR is encoded by the exons ATGATTACTTTCGTGGACTCGGCGGCCatggagcgggagcgggagagCGACAAGTGCATGGACCCGCAGCTGTGGCACGCCTGCTCCGGCGGCATGGTCCAGATGCCGGCGGTGCACTCCAAGGTGTACTACTTCCCGCAGGGCCACGCGGAGCACGCGCAGGGCCCCGTCGAGCTCCCCGCCGGCCAGGTCCCGGCCCTCGTCCTCTGCCGCGTCGCTGCCGTCCGCTTCATGGCCGATCCGGACACCGACGAGGTCTTCGCCAAGATCCGCCTCGCCCCCGTCCGGCCCAACGAGTCCGGATACGCTGCCGACGCCGAAGACGCCAttggcgccgccgcgggcgggcAGGAGGACAAGCCCGCGTCGTTCGCCAAGACGCTCACGCAGTCCGACGCCAACAACGGCGGGGGTTTCTCCGTGCCGCGCTACTGCGCCGAGACCATCTTCCCGCGGCTGGACTACTCGGCCGATCCCCCCGTCCAGACCGTGCTCGCCAAGGACGTGCACGGCGTGGTCTGGAAGTTCCGGCACATCTACCGCGGCAcgcctcgccgccacctcctcaccaccgGGTGGAGCACCTTCGTGAACCAGAAGAAGCTCGTCGCCGGGGACTCGATCGTGTTCATGAGGACGGAGAACGGGGACCTCTGCGTCGGCATCCGGCGCGCCAAGAAAGGCGGCATCGGAGGGCCGGAGTTCCTGCATcagccgcctccgccgggcGGCAATTACGGGGGATTCTCTATGTTCTTGAGAGGAGACGAGGACGGCAACAAGATGATGGCCACGAGGGGAAAGGTCAGAGTGCGGGTGCGGCCGGAGGAGGTCGTCGAGGCATCTAAACTCGCCGTGAGTGGCCAACCCTTTGAGGTGGTTTACTACCCGAGGGCGAGCACGCCGGAGTTCTGCGTGAAGGCGGGGGCTGTCCGAGCGGCGATGCGCACCCAGTGGTGCGCCGGCATGAGGTTCAAGATGGCCTTTGAGACGGAGGACTCGTCCAGGATCAGCTGGTTCATGGGCACGGTCTCGGCCGTGCAGGTGGCTGACCCCATCAGATGGCCCAACTCACCTTGGAGGCTTCTTCAG GTCGCTTGGGATGAACCGGACTTGTTACAGAACGTGAAGAGGGTGAGCCCATGGCTGGTTGAGCTTGTCTCGAACATGCCAGCCATTCATCTTTCTCCTTTCTCGCCACCTCGGAAGAAGCTGTGCGTTCCATTGTACCCAGAGCTTCCGCTCGAGGGCCAGTTTCCGACACCGATGTTCCATGGGAGCCCTCTTGGCCGTGGGGTTGGTCCTATGTGCTATTTCCCGGATGGCACTCCTGCAGGCATACAGGGAGCCAGGCATGCTCAATTTGGTATATCTTTATCAGATCTCCACCTTAACAAACTGCAGTCGAGTCTGTCACCTCACGGGCTTCACCATCTCGATCACGGCATGCAGCCGAGGATCGCAGCTGGGCTTATCATCGGCCATCCGGCAGCTCGAGATGATATCTCGTGCTTGCTGACCATTGGCACCCCACAGAACAAGAAATCAGATGTCAAGAAGGCGCCGCCGCAATTGATGCTATTCGGGAAGCCAATACTCACTGAGCAGCAGATATCATTAGGTACTGCTGGGGGCTTCCCGCTGTCAACTCCTAAAAAGAGCCCTTCTGATGACAATGCCGAAAAGACAGTGAGCAACTCCGATATTTCAAGCCCCGGAAGCAATCAAGATGGCACGTCCAGTGGAGGAGCCCCATCGTGCCAAGATAACAAGGTACTTGATCTCGGGTTGGAAACCGGGCACTGCAAGGTATTCATGCAGTCAGAGGATGTTGGGCGCACACTTGACCTCTCTGATGTTGGGTCATATGAGGAGCTATATCAGAGGCTTGCTGACATGTTTGGTATTGAGAAAGCTGAGTTGATGAGTCATGTTTTCTACCGTGATGCATCTGGGGCACTGAAACACACTGGAGATAAGCCTTTCAG TGAGTTCACGAAAACCACTCGGAGGCTGACCATACTAACGGACACGGCAAGCAGCGATAGCTTAGCGAGGTAG